One Senegalia massiliensis genomic window, TAAAGATAAGAGGAGCTAAAGAGCATAATCTTAAAAATATCGATGTAGAGATACCCTTAGGAGTATTTACTTGTGTAACAGGAGTATCTGGTTCAGGCAAGTCAACTCTTATAAATGAGATATTATATAAAGGGTTGTCACAAGAGCTTCATAGAGGCAAAAAGAAGCCTGGAAAACATAAAAAAATTGATGGTATAGATAATGTTGACAAAGTGATAGATATAGACCAGTCTCCTATAGGTAGAACACCTCGATCAAATCCTGCAACTTATACAGGGGTATTTGATCATATACGAGAGTTATTTGCAATGACACCTGAAGCTAAAACTCGTGGATATAAAAAAGGAAGATTTAGTTTTAATGTAAAAGGTGGAAGATGTGAAGCATGTAATGGTGATGGTATAATAAAAATTGAGATGCATTTTTTACCAGATGTATATGTGCCTTGTGAAGTATGTAAAGGTAATAGATATAATAGAGAGACATTAGAAGTAAGGTATAAGGGGAGAACAATATCTGATGTATTAGAGATGACAGTAGAAGAGTCATTAGAGTTCTTTGATTCTATACCAAAGATAAAGAGAAAATTAAAAACTATGAATGATGTAGGACTTGGATATATTCATTTGGGCCAACCTTCTACTCAACTTTCAGGTGGAGAGGCACAGAGAATAAAGCTTGCTACAGAACTTAGCAAAAGAAGTACAGGAAAGACATTATATATTTTAGATGAACCAACAACAGGACTTCATTTTGCTGATATCCATAAACTTATTAAAGTATTAAATAAACTTGTAGATAGTGGAAATAGCGTTCTTGTAATAGAACATAATTTAGATGTTATAAAAGTAGCTGATCATATAATAGATTTAGGACCTGAAGGTGGAGATGGTGGTGGAACTGTTGTAGCTACAGGTACACCTGAATTTATATCAGATGTGGAAGGTTCCCATACAGGACATTTTTTAAAGAAAATATTAAAAAATAATTAATAAATAGGGAGTGTTTCTAGAAACACTCCCTATTTATTAATTTCTTTTACAAAATAATCTATTCCATCCTCTGAAATTTTTGTAAAACCCATTTTTTCTAAATAATTATTATGTTTATTATTTTGTGAAATACTAATAAACCTATTATATCCTTTATTTAAAAAGTAATCTTTATTTTCTTCAAAAAGATACTTTCCAATTTTAAAATCTCTATACTCAGGTATAGCATAGTCCATTTCAATTTTCAAAGTATTTTTATCATATTCTGAAGCAATAAAAATACTAGCTGGCACTAAATTTCTCAATACATATATATTTATAACACTATCATCAGTATTAAATCTAGTTGAAGAAAAATAATTTAATAGATCTTCTTTATAGAAATCTAAAAAATAATTAAAATATTCAGAATTCATATCTATAGGTAATATTTTAAAATAATCTTTTGAACTATAAATCTTAGTTAAATAATAAATGTTAATAAAGCTTATACCCAAATTCATTATTGCAACAGGTAAAGCTCCAATTAAGAAACCATAAATAGAAAATATGATACAACCTATTAAATTTATCCATCTAAGTTTTATAACAGATGACATTAAAAGGGATACCAAAATTACAAATGATGCCAAATAGCCAAGCCATTCTAACCAATTTATATCCATTTTGTAACCTCCATATTTTAATTAAATTTTTTCATAGGTATTTTTTTCTGATTTAAAATTCCTACGAATTTACGAGAAAGTTCACTATCGATATCAAAAACTAATTTACCTTGATCTGCTATTAGATATAATTCGATATAATCAGTAAAAATAAAATAATCTTTTATATCATTATATGTGTAAACATCGGAATCATTATAAACATTAGCACCATATATTATAGGTAAACTAAGTCTGAAATCCCAACCAGATATTATGATATAGTCTCTGGTAAAATATCCATAAATACTTTTATTTGAAATTCTAAGTATAAACTCTATAATTAAGAAAGAAAGTATAAATAATACTATTCTAGGAATAGAAATAGACTCTATACTAAAATCTTTAAAAAGAGAAATAAAATATATAAGTATTATAGCTAAATATATTATTAAACGTACTGATAAGTTAAAACCATTAGTTTTAACTTTAAGTAATACATTATGTTCATTTAAGAATCTCTTAGTATATATTTTCCTTATTGTTGATTCTATAACCATAAAAAATATTAAATAAATTGTATATAATATAGGAGAAACTATATTATAATAAGTATAATCATCTATATTTTCTAAAAAAGGTCTAAATATAACTCCAACAATAGACATAAAAAAGATTGTAATAAAAAATGATGTAAAAAATAAAATACTCTTCTTAGTACCTGACAAGTTTGTACCTCCTTAAGATGTTATAGTATTATTATAACTAAATTTAATAATTCTTTCAATTATGATATTATTATAATCAAAAGTAGTATAAAAAAGGATGATATATATGAATTTTAATATAGAAGAAGAATTAAAAAAATTGCCTGATTCTCCAGGTGTTTACTTAATGAAAGATAAAAAAGGCGAAATCATATATGTAGGAAAAGCAATAAGCCTTAAAAATAGAGTAAGACAATATTTTAGATCTTCCTCTAACAAACAAGCAAAAGTAAAGGCTATGGTAAGTCATATAGAAGAATTTGAATATATATTAACAGATTCTGAAGTAGAAGCTTTAATTTTAGAATCAAATTTAATAAAAAAGTATAAACCAAAATACAATGTCCTTTTAAGAGATGATAAACAATACCCATATATAAAAGTAACATTAAATGAAAATTATCCTAGGGTTATAAAAACTAGGAACGTATTAAAAGATAAGGCAAAATATTTTGGACCATATACTAGTGCAGGGGCTGTAAATGATACCTTAGATATAATAAGAGATTTATATCCAATTAGAACTTGTAAATTGAAATTAGAAGAAGGAAAGAAGGTAAGAGAAAGACCTTGTTTGAATTATTATATAGGAAAATGTAATGCACCATGTATGGGAAATATACCACATAATGAATATATGGAGATGATAAATGAAATAATAATGTTCTTAAATGGAAAAGAAGAGAATTTAGTAGAAATAATTAAAGGTAAAATGAGTAAAGCTTCTAAAAGTTTAGATTTTGAGGGAGCTGCTAGATATAGAGATCAAATACTTTCATTAGAGCATATTTTAGAAAAACAAAAAATAGTTTCTACTACTTCTACAATAGACAGAGATATAATAGGAATGGCTCGTGGTATAGAAGATGCTATAGTTCAAATATTTTTTATGAGAAATGGAAAGCTAATGGGACGTGAACATTTTATAATTACTGATATAGAGAATCAAACTAGAGAAGAAATACTATCTTCATTTACAAAACAATTTTATATGGGAACAGCATTTGTACCTAAAGA contains:
- a CDS encoding YgjV family protein — protein: MDINWLEWLGYLASFVILVSLLMSSVIKLRWINLIGCIIFSIYGFLIGALPVAIMNLGISFINIYYLTKIYSSKDYFKILPIDMNSEYFNYFLDFYKEDLLNYFSSTRFNTDDSVINIYVLRNLVPASIFIASEYDKNTLKIEMDYAIPEYRDFKIGKYLFEENKDYFLNKGYNRFISISQNNKHNNYLEKMGFTKISEDGIDYFVKEINK
- the uvrC gene encoding excinuclease ABC subunit UvrC — translated: MNFNIEEELKKLPDSPGVYLMKDKKGEIIYVGKAISLKNRVRQYFRSSSNKQAKVKAMVSHIEEFEYILTDSEVEALILESNLIKKYKPKYNVLLRDDKQYPYIKVTLNENYPRVIKTRNVLKDKAKYFGPYTSAGAVNDTLDIIRDLYPIRTCKLKLEEGKKVRERPCLNYYIGKCNAPCMGNIPHNEYMEMINEIIMFLNGKEENLVEIIKGKMSKASKSLDFEGAARYRDQILSLEHILEKQKIVSTTSTIDRDIIGMARGIEDAIVQIFFMRNGKLMGREHFIITDIENQTREEILSSFTKQFYMGTAFVPKEILIEEEFEDMDIVSRWLTEKRGSNVYIKVPLRGEKNHLMEMVRKNALDILNQYSDRIKRKTKKEKGTLKELRRILNLEKTPNRIEAFDISNIAGVESVGSMVVFENGSKKTSDYRRFKIKSIEGPNDYGSMEEILWRRFNRAIEEAKSIKENKVGIKSFSVLPDLIMMDGGKGQVNIALKVLEEFNLDIPVCGMIKDDFHRTRGIIYQNKEIKISKHSEVFKLITRIQDEAHRFAISYHRSLRDKKVFKSVLDDIKGVGTKRKKALLRELGSIENIRKASVEEMKSIDGMNIKAAQSVYDFFHK